The Rosa chinensis cultivar Old Blush chromosome 7, RchiOBHm-V2, whole genome shotgun sequence DNA segment ATTCAGTTAAGACTCGTCTTAATCTCTGCACGGTGAGATTAACCAGTTTGTGATGAATTTGATTCTTCAGGAGATCCCACTGCCTACAGCCGGAACATTTGGGTTATAACAACTGAACTTTCTGTGGAGTTGCACAGTGCACCACGTATAAAGTTCTACCGATTCCAGTTGGCCTGCTGTAATTGAGTTGGATGGATGCATTTATTGTAGGAAAAAGTCCATATATTGTAGGAGAAAGTCATGAACTTCTGAGTATACTGTTGGTCACTGTCATCCTTAAATTTTTGTGCTGTTAGGAATCAGTCGACTACCGTACTCTCAAAGGAAGTGAAATGGAAGACAATGTTGGGCACCTTGGTTCTCCCGAAGGGCAAAGTAATTTAGCAAAGGCAAAGAGCTTATCTGATTGTCTTGGGATATCAAGTGATGCAAATGTTGAAATAGAGAAGGGAGTCCATATATCTGACCATGAAATTGATGGTTCCAAAGATGAAAATGTGCCAGAAAGGGTAGGGATTGGTCATTTCTCTTCGACTGGTTGTACAAAGGATGATAATTTGAAACAACCATCTTCCGTGATTTCTACTGTCAGAAATTCAATACTTGAGGGAGACATTCATGCTGAAGGAACTTCCAGAGTAACGTCATGTCGTAATGGACTTGATAATAATGAGGAGAGTGAAGCTTCTGCACCTTTTACGGTAGGAAACCCTTCTGTAAAGAAAAGTTCCGTGAAAAGTGATGTTTGCTCAGACAGTGAACAACCCAGTCAAACAAAAGTTGATGGTTTTGTAGATGGGAAAATGGATGGATATCCACCAAGCATCGGTGAAATTGAAGTCAAGTCTTCAGTGCAGATGACCTTCCATGATAAGCAATGTAAATCcgagtcttcttcttccaactcaGCACAAGTCACTCTTCCAGCTTCTTCAAAGGATAGCTGTCAGGAGATGTCAGTCTGCAAAAGCTCATATGAGAATATCACACCTAGCGCCGTAGACACTTCAACTTGTACAAACTTTAAGCTTGAACAGCCTGCATGTAGAAGTTTAGTACCAGATATGGCCGTGCATGTGCCAAAATATCAGCTGGATGCTACCATGGTTTCATCCGAGGAACAATGCAATGACAATAAAGCTTCAGAGCCAATTGATAATGTCAGAACAAGGGGTAGCGGTAAGGTGCTTGGTTTGACCCCTGTTAATAGATGGGTGAGTGGAGAGAATATTAATCATTTGAAGTCTGATGTCCCTAAGAAGAAAATTACAGAGCGTTATAATAAAATTAGATCAGAGACTTGCTATGACCTGGTTGATGATGATGCACTTGAGGTGGCTTGGAGAGTTGCAAAAGAAGTAGAGCAGGAGGTTGAGGCTTCAGGAAGCTCCTCTTCAATACCAGGGAGAAGTAGCAAGGTGGTTCATCTCAGCTCCGTGGATTCAGCAGGTTCTCATAGAGAAGGCTGCTTAACAGAAAGTGGTTCTATACACCAGAAGTGCAATGAGTCTGATAGTTTCTGTTCCACTAAAGAGACTATGGATATAAAACCGGTGACAAAGAAGGAACAGTTGTCTTTGGATGTCAAAGAGCCGGTTCAAGGCTTGGTCCCTGGAACTAGTGATGGCTGTCAGAGGCAGGGATCATCCAGCTTTGCTACTAAAGTTGAAGGTGTAGCTGCCAGTCACCAGACTTCTCATGTTTTTGGTATTGATCTTAATGAAGATATCCTGGAAAGTGAAGAAGAGTATCCTCAGAAGTCCATCAAAGAAACTGTATCTCTTCTTGAAAATGTGTCAAAGCCAATACCTGTTCTGGCTAAATCTGGAATTCCATTGTGCTTACCTGTGCCACAATttcaaagtgaatgggacctaggtGGTTGGAGGGGTTCAGCTGCAACTAGTGCTTTTAAACCAACTTCTTTTTCTGAGAGTTGTAATAGAAATGCATTGTCGACGAATGACACTAATTGCAGCTCGAACTATTCACATGTTAaagggattgacctcaatgttgctGCTGCTGGTGCTGAGTTTGATGTTGAATTACCCTCCAAGAAACCTATCCCAGCACTGTCTGGTAATTATTCAAAAGATTCATCTGTTGAAGTGAATTCAAGACGAGCAAGGATGCTTGACATTGATCTCAACTGTGTTAGTGAAAATGGTGACAGCTCCCGACAATTGTCTCCACCAGCTTCTGTTAGGGATTTTGATTTGAATGACAACCTAACTTCTGCAGATGCATGCATTGGTCCGTACCAGACATGTGTAGGCTCTTTAGGCTTGAGAAATGGGGATTTAGATGATCCAGCGGTCTCTTCTGTGGAATATTCAAGACAATCAGACTGTAAAACTATCAGATCTTCATGTTCTCAGGACTTGAGTTCAAGGGGGGGCTTTAGTCATAGTCATGACAAACCCTTTCTCGTTGCTGCAACCAATATGGTTCCCTCAAATGAACAACTGCAGAGGATGGCTGCCTTGCAACAGAAGGTCGCCttttcaccaccaccaccaccacctcacGCCTTTCTCTATAATAATGGATTCTGCATTGACCCGAACAACAGCTTATCCCCAACTGTTTACCCTCCTTCCTTCCTTCCATATATGACAGATCCACGTGCAACCACTGTAATCCCACAATATTTTGGTTCTGGTGCTGTTCCTGTGTTTCCGATGGCCCCACATCTAATGGGGGTTCCTCATGCATCATCCCCTAATGACATTGCTTTCATCAGGCCAACTTTTGATCTAAACATGGGAGCAAATTCTTTGGAGAATGGGAGCAGGGGGATGAATGCTAGACAACTTTCTATTCCTGTAAGTGATGCAATTATGGAAGAACAAATGAAATCTTTCCAACAAGTTGGTTTGACTGCTGTACCCATGAAGAGGAGGGAGCCAGATGGGGGATGGGACTCCCATCAGCTTTGCTTTAGACAGGCCGCTTCTTGGCGTTAGGTTGGTTTACCCAGAGTTCTCATCAGCAAGGTTGCCAAAAAATCGATGTGATGTATACTTCTGGATCTCTTCTATAGTTCAGTTATTTGACCTGATTACGATAGCCAGTGGAGTTTTGGCGTCAGTAGATATGAGTTGAGATTATGTTCTTAGGTTATTCTTCTTTGCCATATCTATTCTATATGCATACTTACATCTACACTATGCATACTTAGTCGATAAAGGGGCTTCTGTACACGGGTTATTTTTACTCGTTGAATATAAATAACTTCTACTTGGTTCCTTTTAACATGTTTAGTGATTGGTCATTGGCTAGTTAATGAATTTCACATATTTATTCTATATACTGATGATGGTGTTATATGAATGAAGTACATGGCTATCTGCCAATGAGAAAGCCCCTTTCACAAATGGCAAACAATAATAAATGTAATGAAGGTGGCAATTTCTGTTTCTTTGATGTGATGAATGTTTTTAGAGCAAGTATAATAAATTCATGTCATTCAGGATGTTGCAGCTTATTCATGGGATATAACTGGTTTCCACattattgcttttgtttttagcTTGCTGGTTATCTTGGTGGGATATAACTGGTTAGCTTAATGTCTTGTTTGGGAACAAAGAGTCAAAATTGTAAAGCTGACTTCTTTTTGCTACTGGGATTTTTCTGTTGTTTTGCTTATCCAAGGTGGCATGGAATTGTTGCTCATCACATCCTTGTGAAGCCAATTTTGTTGCAAACGTAGATAACCACCACTGGTCATTTTAAAGATGTCTTTGTTTGGGAGCATTCTCTTCCCCTTTCTGCTTCAGCTGCtcttcattttgatcacttCGGAGTGGATTGTGAGCGTGAATCCTCTCTGTGGTTTAGGTGTTTATTATATATTACTGTCCCACAAAGGGCCACAATCCACAACTCGGACGAACATCTAATTGTCCACAAACCATTGCTCTATTATTGTTTTCTTTCAGCATCATAATGTTGCTGAAATCTTGCCCGGAGTATTATTCAAAAGCGAAACTAACAAAAATTAGGTAGAGCTATTGTGACCTCGTTAAAATTTTGCTAAAAAATAATCGACGAAATAGAAGAACCATGTACATGTTCACATCTATATGAGCCAATTGGGACctaggtttttttgttttacacCAAGTAGGGTGGTCCTATGATTCCTAACTCTGCACATGCACTGTCTAATCTAGGTTTCATATTCTTGCTCCACAACAGAGGGCAACTACACTCTATGCCTACTGTTATAACAGAATATAAATCATGTTATcaatagtgtttttttttttggggtctttTTTGTCGAAGATGATTGTATTCATCATGTATGCACTAACTAACCAATAATTAGTTGTGTATTTCATTCTCTTGGATCCACCACCTCTTACCTAAGTATTTGAACGCTCCATTTCTAGGTCCTCTGCAACAATGACCATGTTTAAGGGAAAAACCAAGTAAATTTGAATACCCTCTATGTGGAACAAATTTTAGTACTTTGTTAGGCCACGATTTGTGGCATATTCTTTTGTAATGCTAccacccaaaacaaaaaaaaaaaaaaaaaaagatagctgTAGTGGCACTCCAACTATAACTGGAATTTATGTTGTACTTTCTGAACTTAATTATACAGCagtttattatttttgaatCCAAGTCTATCAAAATTTTCCACTTATCAAAGGGAGAGATTTGTGTCAAAACGAGCTCAAACTAAACAAATTATTTTAAAGTCATaaattatttacgaaaaatGTAATTGATCCAGGTGCCAGTAGTGATTACTTACCTATGACTAGCACCGTAATTGAAATTGATGTGTTTTGGATGGAGCCGTAGCCGAGACTTCACTATCATGCATGTGTCATCTGCAGTTTGAGTTGAGACCGATCAGATCAttaggaagaagatgaaaagcAATATCACTGAAAACGTACGAAAACGACTCCATCGATGGAGTAGTGCCTTGTGATGGAGACTCTTCATTGCCCCACCGCATATTCTCCCCCACAACCTTCCAAACATATCCCAATTTCTGATCATCGTCTTTGCTTTCAACACACACATAGTTACAAATTCACAATCATTTCACAGAAGTTCCAAAGATATTTAACGTCAAACCATTACAATTTTATCATCTAAACCGACAAGTTTCAGATAGATTGCTTGAACTTAGGTGGAGACTAATCCATCATGCTTTTGGATTGATTAACGTTAACAAACGGCTGAGATAGTGGGCGGCGAGCTGCGGGCCTGCGGCTAAGACGGTGGCGGATAAGGTCATCACAAGGGTTCACCTATtgccttcgtttttttttttttttaaggtttgGTTTCTTAATACCAGTTTTTTGTTGAAGCCTAATTATGTTATGAGAAATCTTAAATACACCCCCTCAATTACTTAATAAACATctcttatatttttttgtctcaTTCATTCATCAAACTTTCATCTATGCCCCTTCTCATTAAATAAACTAGCATTTCTCCACACATGCGTaagtatattttattttattattattattttttttacagaaaataataaagaaaacggttatttcaaacataaaatcatgggagagaaaagtggattgtggctttttttaatttatttttttaataaaaatatattttgtaaatgtcataattgtcctcgtgatttaattaattctcaaagttttttaatcttctaGGGTCATTTCCgtcaaaatttttgattttggctaacaaactctcttctcttaataatagtatagataaatgAAAAAGACTTTTAAAAAATTAGGTCAGCTATGtatcataaatttttatttaatacattcttttactataatttttttttattgtggaATTAATTGCTAATTAATTCCGGCACTTTGATATATTACTAATtacatttcttttttctcatgTCAATGAGGTTGGTATATCACTAGAAAATTGATTAACTTAACTTTCTTAtctttattgttcttcaagttgaaaaacttcATGCCTCTAAGATTTTTAAAGAGATTATCTTCATGATAAAAATAGTCATGGCCAATAGTAAAACCGATAAAGAGTAGGCCATGGTGATTGTTTTGCAAACAAAGTGATTGATgatgatgtattcatgtatccaaggtatatttgatggttttataaCCTCCTTCAATATGTTTCAACAAATTTCGTTGTTTGCTAATTCTTTATGTGGACTACAATTATTTCATATGCCATTAACTTTCACGTATGATCTTGAATTGAGGTTGATAATATCACAATCGAAGACATAAGAAGAAAATTTAAcctataaaaaatatttaatttgttcaagtaaatccagaatatgtgtctgacccaaactctaggttactcgtgcaagttgtaatagggttaatgTTAGAGATATTCGTAAATATctaatcattgtacgattatgtttccatgtacaactctgattctatgcttgtaatcttctatataaagcggcccctattatcaatgaaagcacgactcaattatctcataatttcagttttcctaaaacacgttatcaacacgaaatagtaaccctgaaaccctaaaatcgtagccttcaaatcctagCAACCATGCCCGCCCGCCCACGTTGAAGTACTCGATCCCagaagcccagaaccggcggcaaAACCCTCAGAACCTGCCAGAAACGCACCGAACCTGCCACCGAAAATTTCTGAATCTGTTGGGTTAGCCTCGCTCCATCCCTGTGCACCTACCTCCGCGCATCCCTAAGCGCAGCCCCCGCAAGCTAGCCTCGCTAGCTGTCAACAGATTCAGCCTGCCCTCGCGCAAGCCCCTGCGACACCGGCCGACACCTTCAACAGTGTTAGCCTCGCCCTTGCAAGCACCTCTCGCAGGCCTTGCCGACAGCCCTGCAAGCCTCGGCGCAACCCCTCGATAGATTAGCCTTGCTTGCTGCCGACACGTGCTGGCAACCCTCGCCCACACCTCTCACACGCCTGCAGAACCCCTCGCACGCCCCTTGCGACACCTACCGATAGCTGCCAAGCAGATTAGAGTCACCAACGCAGCACCTTTGCATGCCCAGTGCAGATCCTGCCACGGTTAGCCTTGCTCCGGCCATAGGCGATTTTTCTGGCCACCGGTGACTTTTTCCAGCCACCTCCGGTGATTTTTCCGACGACTCCGGCAACTTTCCGACAACTATTTTGAGGTATTTCTTactaaaagtttccgtttttgtgttttttcaatttctcttcttttcttaggGACTTGCAATtttccttcttctaccccctttcttctttcatGGGGGGAGACCTAAGCCGAATTGTGAGGGTTTGTGCTCACTTCAAGTCTGGAGCTTGTAGAGccctccaaacttagagcttgtagagtcctccaaacttagagtttgttgagaagttatgatcgaccacaaacacatcattgttttaatctaatccaacccctcttggaattgaatttcttggaagcgatttcacttagaaattcctaatttctagaagcgattacgctcataaatttctattgttttcgtggtagcttttttcggtctgaaactaaccctttttcttgttctctttcagataacctaaacaaattggactttgcttcattgagaacaactggctctagatatcacaagtgggttcgtgatgtctgccagcatctcaaggccgaaagaatcctagatacgattcttgagcctaggcaggacgtgctaactgttgagcaaactcaagctttggaagcaaatagagcagccttggaggcaaataaggctaaagccatcatcctaatgactcgtcatatggatgattcactccaatatgagtacatgaatgaagaagaccccagaaggctgcgggtctcactcaaagaaagatttggcaacgtccgtgactccctgcttcctgacctagaagtgagatggaaTAGGCTccacttttgtgatttcaagtcagtcattgactacaacttggaagcacttcacattaaaaccttaatggaattctgtgaaaAAGATATcatagatgcgatgttgattgagaagactctctctaccttccccgtttgtgctttgatggttgctaagaactatcgaaatcgatgttactgcaagatggatcacaaggtttcatgagctcattggagctatgaatgttgctgaaaagcatgacaacatccttgtgaaaaactataatttgagactcgtgggaacatagcatattccggagtccaattatagttgtGTCTCTaagggagggcgccaagagcgaaaccctaaatctaggaacaattctggacgttctggtccatttTCTagctctaatgaggaaggtaacgTCCAAAGTAGGCGGACACAGaactgaagaggtcaacgtggaaagagagagggagacaacgcctctggccatgttggtggtgccaccaacactaagagccatccaaaTGACATTTTCAAaatgcctcaatcaatggagtctgagcacagagatgtatgttctcgatgtggagtatccggtcattgggctcACATTTGTAGAGTTCTTGAAgatattgtcaccgcctacaaagcatattgtgaagtaagagaagctcactatgtggaacaagaagatcaagaaggtgatctagagtaaagggttgaagacttcaaatttgGATGGGATCAATTGATCGCCAAttatgtttaagtctttattttccaagagatgtagtaGGTAGTTGCCATATATTTTATACTAAATgcccattggtttagtttttcttccactaggctcatccaaaatgaataTGATGTGTAGGAAGTTATTGAGATAAGTGCTACTTAAGTGAGTTTTGCTCCAtcgacatctctttactcacctgatcatatttattttggagttaccgaac contains these protein-coding regions:
- the LOC112176788 gene encoding uncharacterized protein LOC112176788 is translated as MEDNVGHLGSPEGQSNLAKAKSLSDCLGISSDANVEIEKGVHISDHEIDGSKDENVPERVGIGHFSSTGCTKDDNLKQPSSVISTVRNSILEGDIHAEGTSRVTSCRNGLDNNEESEASAPFTVGNPSVKKSSVKSDVCSDSEQPSQTKVDGFVDGKMDGYPPSIGEIEVKSSVQMTFHDKQCKSESSSSNSAQVTLPASSKDSCQEMSVCKSSYENITPSAVDTSTCTNFKLEQPACRSLVPDMAVHVPKYQLDATMVSSEEQCNDNKASEPIDNVRTRGSGKVLGLTPVNRWVSGENINHLKSDVPKKKITERYNKIRSETCYDLVDDDALEVAWRVAKEVEQEVEASGSSSSIPGRSSKVVHLSSVDSAGSHREGCLTESGSIHQKCNESDSFCSTKETMDIKPVTKKEQLSLDVKEPVQGLVPGTSDGCQRQGSSSFATKVEGVAASHQTSHVFGIDLNEDILESEEEYPQKSIKETVSLLENVSKPIPVLAKSGIPLCLPVPQFQSEWDLGGWRGSAATSAFKPTSFSESCNRNALSTNDTNCSSNYSHVKGIDLNVAAAGAEFDVELPSKKPIPALSGNYSKDSSVEVNSRRARMLDIDLNCVSENGDSSRQLSPPASVRDFDLNDNLTSADACIGPYQTCVGSLGLRNGDLDDPAVSSVEYSRQSDCKTIRSSCSQDLSSRGGFSHSHDKPFLVAATNMVPSNEQLQRMAALQQKVAFSPPPPPPHAFLYNNGFCIDPNNSLSPTVYPPSFLPYMTDPRATTVIPQYFGSGAVPVFPMAPHLMGVPHASSPNDIAFIRPTFDLNMGANSLENGSRGMNARQLSIPVSDAIMEEQMKSFQQVGLTAVPMKRREPDGGWDSHQLCFRQAASWR